One genomic window of Ziziphus jujuba cultivar Dongzao chromosome 4, ASM3175591v1 includes the following:
- the LOC112491338 gene encoding uncharacterized protein LOC112491338 isoform X1 has protein sequence MDRMVFEAAASGDESLIQALEEEGIDIHQVTPQTNTILHIAVRFNQKGVSKGVLRLNPSLLHQVNADGDSPLHIAAKIGNKDMVEVLIGGLMDIENQQAADLLRTRNLKEKDTALHVAVKNGHFDVAKLLMEKDAGLLDLVNDANESPVFLAVERGFLNIAQHILQHFPSSPCCGSNDMNALHAAVIRAHKARMFEYRAPDLSLEKFRRLLSSYLLHAGDQCINIGYRKGYQPTQMDIMHLLLEKGGHGLAGKKDVLGWTPLHCAAHLGHLEATQLLLQNSSTRIAYLQDNEGMSALHIAAKQGRVNVMEKIINHKPDACDLVDNRGWNPLHVAIENTKLNAVRFILKKPRLESLINAVDNEGNTPLHLAAGRNKYSIITILVNDIRVHKKTQNHNFQKPIDLIRTNPNIGELFKASGLNHDA, from the exons ATGGATAGGATGGTGTTCGAAGCTGCAGCTTCAGGAGATGAAAGCCTTATTCAAGCACTAGAGGAAGAGGGGATTGATATTCACCAGGTAACACCCCAGACGAACACTATTCTTCACATTGCTGTTAGATTCAATCAAAAGGGTGTTTCAAAAGGTGTCCTCCGCTTAAATCCATCACTTCTTCACCAAGTAAATGCTGATGGAGACAGTCCTTTACATATAGCAGCAAAAATTGGTAACAAAGATATGGTTGAGGTGCTCATTGGCGGTTTGATGGATATTGAAAACCAGCAAGCAGCTGATCTTTTAAGGACAAGAAACTTGAAGGAGAAAGACACAGCCTTACATGTTGCAGTTAAAAATGGTCACTTTGATGTAGCAAAGCTGCTAATGGAGAAAGATGCAGGATTGTTAGATTTGGTGAATGACGCTAATGAATCTCCAGTTTTTCTTGCTGTGGAGAGAGGTTTTCTCAACATTGCACAACACATTTTACAACATTTTCCTTCATCTCCATGTTGTGGTTCCAATGACATGAATGCTTTGCATGCTGCTGTGATTCGAGCCCATAAAG CTCGCATGTTTGAATATCGGGCACCTGACTTATCTCTGGAGAAATTCCGGCGCCTGCTAAGCAGCTATCTTTTGCATGCTGGAGATCAATGCATCAATATAGGATATAGAAAGGGTTACCAGCCAACACAAATGG ATATTATGCACTTACTGCTTGAAAAAGGAGGTCATGGGCTTGCAGGAAAAAAGGATGTATTAGGATGGACTCCTCTTCACTGTGCAGCACATTTAGGTCACCTTGAAGCAACTCAACTTTTGCTTCAGAATTCTTCTACTCGTATCGCATACCTTCAAGACAATGAAGGCATGTCTGCTTTGCATATTGCTGCTAAACAAGGCCGTGTCAAtgtaatggaaaaaattattaatcacAAACCTGATGCTTGTGACTTGGTTGACAACAGAGGATGGAATCCTCTTCATGTTGCAATTGAAAATACAAAGCTTAATGCTGTAAGGTTTATTCTAAAGAAGCCAAGGCTTGAGAGCCTCATCAATGCAGTGGATAATGAAGGTAATACTCCTCTGCATCTAGCTGCTGGAAGGAACAAGTACAGCATCATAACCATCCTTGTGAATGATATTAGAGTTCATAAGAAGACTCAAAATCACAACTTCCAAAAGCCGATTGACTTGATTCGGACTAATCCTAATATTGGAGAACTTTTCAAGGCAAGTGGTCTGAACCATGACGCTTGA
- the LOC112491338 gene encoding uncharacterized protein LOC112491338 isoform X2: MDRMVFEAAASGDESLIQALEEEGIDIHQVTPQTNTILHIAVRFNQKGVSKGVLRLNPSLLHQVNADGDSPLHIAAKIGNKDMVEVLIGGLMDIENQQAADLLRTRNLKEKDTALHVAVKNGHFDVAKLLMEKDAGLLDLVNDANESPVFLAVERGFLNIAQHILQHFPSSPCCGSNDMNALHAAVIRAHKARMFEYRAPDLSLEKFRRLLSSYLLHAGDQCINIGYRKGYQPTQMGGHGLAGKKDVLGWTPLHCAAHLGHLEATQLLLQNSSTRIAYLQDNEGMSALHIAAKQGRVNVMEKIINHKPDACDLVDNRGWNPLHVAIENTKLNAVRFILKKPRLESLINAVDNEGNTPLHLAAGRNKYSIITILVNDIRVHKKTQNHNFQKPIDLIRTNPNIGELFKASGLNHDA, translated from the exons ATGGATAGGATGGTGTTCGAAGCTGCAGCTTCAGGAGATGAAAGCCTTATTCAAGCACTAGAGGAAGAGGGGATTGATATTCACCAGGTAACACCCCAGACGAACACTATTCTTCACATTGCTGTTAGATTCAATCAAAAGGGTGTTTCAAAAGGTGTCCTCCGCTTAAATCCATCACTTCTTCACCAAGTAAATGCTGATGGAGACAGTCCTTTACATATAGCAGCAAAAATTGGTAACAAAGATATGGTTGAGGTGCTCATTGGCGGTTTGATGGATATTGAAAACCAGCAAGCAGCTGATCTTTTAAGGACAAGAAACTTGAAGGAGAAAGACACAGCCTTACATGTTGCAGTTAAAAATGGTCACTTTGATGTAGCAAAGCTGCTAATGGAGAAAGATGCAGGATTGTTAGATTTGGTGAATGACGCTAATGAATCTCCAGTTTTTCTTGCTGTGGAGAGAGGTTTTCTCAACATTGCACAACACATTTTACAACATTTTCCTTCATCTCCATGTTGTGGTTCCAATGACATGAATGCTTTGCATGCTGCTGTGATTCGAGCCCATAAAG CTCGCATGTTTGAATATCGGGCACCTGACTTATCTCTGGAGAAATTCCGGCGCCTGCTAAGCAGCTATCTTTTGCATGCTGGAGATCAATGCATCAATATAGGATATAGAAAGGGTTACCAGCCAACACAAATGG GAGGTCATGGGCTTGCAGGAAAAAAGGATGTATTAGGATGGACTCCTCTTCACTGTGCAGCACATTTAGGTCACCTTGAAGCAACTCAACTTTTGCTTCAGAATTCTTCTACTCGTATCGCATACCTTCAAGACAATGAAGGCATGTCTGCTTTGCATATTGCTGCTAAACAAGGCCGTGTCAAtgtaatggaaaaaattattaatcacAAACCTGATGCTTGTGACTTGGTTGACAACAGAGGATGGAATCCTCTTCATGTTGCAATTGAAAATACAAAGCTTAATGCTGTAAGGTTTATTCTAAAGAAGCCAAGGCTTGAGAGCCTCATCAATGCAGTGGATAATGAAGGTAATACTCCTCTGCATCTAGCTGCTGGAAGGAACAAGTACAGCATCATAACCATCCTTGTGAATGATATTAGAGTTCATAAGAAGACTCAAAATCACAACTTCCAAAAGCCGATTGACTTGATTCGGACTAATCCTAATATTGGAGAACTTTTCAAGGCAAGTGGTCTGAACCATGACGCTTGA